One window from the genome of Mumia sp. ZJ1417 encodes:
- a CDS encoding 6-carboxytetrahydropterin synthase has product MFAVTVSDHVMVAHSLRGAVFGPAQRLHGATYVVEATFRAATLDDDGVVVDLGRAAEVLHAALAALNYRNLDDEPELAGTNTTTEVLARLLADRLALQVADGALGRPGADLDGLVVTLRESPTAWATYERGLDVP; this is encoded by the coding sequence ATGTTCGCCGTGACGGTCAGTGACCACGTCATGGTCGCCCACAGCCTGCGCGGGGCGGTGTTCGGTCCCGCCCAGCGGCTGCACGGCGCGACCTATGTCGTCGAGGCGACCTTTCGTGCCGCGACGCTCGACGACGACGGGGTGGTCGTGGACCTCGGTCGTGCCGCCGAGGTGCTGCACGCGGCGCTCGCGGCGCTGAACTACCGCAACCTGGACGACGAGCCGGAGCTCGCCGGGACCAACACGACCACGGAGGTCCTGGCCCGGCTGCTCGCCGACCGGCTGGCGCTGCAGGTCGCGGACGGTGCGCTCGGCCGCCCCGGGGCGGACCTCGACGGGCTCGTCGTGACCCTGCGCGAGTCGCCGACCGCGTGGGCCACGTACGAGCGAGGGCTGGACGTGCCATGA
- a CDS encoding zinc-binding alcohol dehydrogenase has translation MTKQAQAFWVRKPGVGELRDARLREPGADEVLVRTLRSGISRGTEALVFGGRVPPDQYATMRAPFQEGELPGPVKYGYLNVGVVERGPSELQDRTVFCLYPHQTAYVAPAAAVAVVPEGVPPQRAVLAGTVETAVNALWDARPLMGDRIAVVGAGMVGCCVARLLARIPGVEVTLVDTVADRASTASALGAGFAAPDAAGGGYDLVLHASATAAGLQCALDLLATDGTVVDLSWYGDTSVELRLGGAFHSRRLSIRSSQVGTVSPARAHRRSTQDRLRLALELLHDDAFDVLLTGRSRFEDLPVTMARLVSGAGAPLCHVIEYASVDRASVDQIGGA, from the coding sequence GTGACGAAGCAGGCGCAGGCGTTCTGGGTGCGCAAGCCCGGTGTCGGAGAGCTGCGCGACGCCCGCCTGCGCGAGCCTGGAGCCGACGAGGTCCTCGTGCGTACGCTGCGCTCGGGCATCAGCCGGGGCACCGAGGCCTTGGTGTTCGGGGGACGGGTCCCGCCCGATCAGTACGCGACCATGCGCGCCCCCTTCCAGGAGGGCGAGCTCCCCGGCCCCGTGAAGTACGGCTACCTGAACGTCGGCGTCGTCGAGCGCGGGCCCAGCGAGCTGCAAGACCGGACGGTCTTCTGCCTGTACCCGCACCAGACCGCGTATGTCGCGCCCGCTGCGGCCGTCGCCGTCGTCCCCGAGGGCGTGCCGCCGCAGCGGGCCGTCCTCGCCGGGACGGTGGAGACGGCGGTGAACGCCCTCTGGGACGCGCGCCCGCTCATGGGGGACCGGATCGCTGTCGTGGGCGCCGGGATGGTCGGGTGCTGCGTCGCTCGACTCCTCGCCCGCATCCCGGGCGTCGAGGTCACGCTCGTCGACACCGTTGCGGACCGGGCGTCGACGGCCTCGGCGCTGGGAGCAGGGTTCGCGGCACCGGACGCGGCGGGCGGCGGGTACGACCTCGTCCTCCATGCGAGTGCCACCGCCGCTGGACTCCAGTGCGCTCTCGACCTCCTTGCGACGGACGGCACCGTCGTCGACCTCAGCTGGTACGGCGACACATCCGTCGAGCTGCGTCTCGGCGGCGCTTTCCACTCCCGACGGCTGAGCATCCGCTCCAGCCAGGTCGGAACGGTCTCACCCGCGCGCGCCCACCGGCGCTCGACGCAGGATCGTCTCCGCCTTGCCCTCGAGCTGCTGCACGACGACGCGTTCGACGTGCTGCTGACGGGCCGCTCGCGGTTCGAGGACTTGCCGGTGACGATGGCGCGCCTGGTCTCCGGGGCAGGCGCGCCGTTGTGCCACGTCATCGAGTACGCCAGCGTCGATCGCGCGAGCGTCGACCAGATCGGCGGCGCGTGA
- a CDS encoding sigma-70 family RNA polymerase sigma factor, with the protein MSESPDAVMERLHDAHAEALWRFCLRLTGYDRARSEDVVQETLLRAWRAAPTLERSQGSVRAWLFTVARNIVIDDWRARKVRGEVVVADVPDAGESDRTDQLLTSWMVADALTQLSDEHRAVLVECYFRGASVADAATRLGVPTGTVKSRTHYALRALRLALEERGVTA; encoded by the coding sequence ATGTCCGAGAGCCCCGACGCGGTGATGGAGCGGCTCCACGACGCCCATGCGGAGGCGCTGTGGCGGTTCTGCCTGCGTCTGACCGGGTACGACCGGGCACGGTCGGAGGATGTCGTCCAGGAGACCCTGCTCCGCGCCTGGCGTGCAGCGCCGACGCTCGAGCGCTCTCAGGGCTCGGTGCGCGCGTGGCTGTTCACCGTGGCGCGCAACATCGTCATCGACGACTGGAGGGCGAGGAAAGTGCGAGGTGAGGTCGTCGTCGCGGACGTGCCCGACGCCGGCGAGTCGGATCGTACGGACCAGCTCTTGACCTCCTGGATGGTCGCCGATGCGCTGACACAGCTGTCGGACGAGCACCGCGCCGTCCTTGTGGAGTGCTACTTCCGGGGCGCGTCGGTCGCCGATGCCGCCACGCGCCTCGGGGTGCCGACCGGGACCGTGAAGTCGCGCACGCACTACGCTCTGCGGGCCTTGCGCCTCGCGCTCGAAGAGAGAGGGGTGACGGCATGA
- a CDS encoding anti-sigma factor: protein MTCPYEHLDGAYVLGSLSTADRLEFENHLAGCEACQQAVQELAGLPGLLSKVPVDVWDPPETDEPLPESLRPTVLALAARQRQRRRWVSVGIAAAAAVAVVAGGFAAGAQWGSRDEPAAQNPPTSQPTTEPTSQPTTEPTGTPMVPAEEETSMTAQLALSTVAWGTKLALTCSYPTAGPYEGEYGGAATYALVVLTRDGQEEHVATWRGLPGKTMHLTAATATPRADIASVEVRDADGSAVLRTPA, encoded by the coding sequence ATGACGTGTCCCTACGAGCATCTCGACGGTGCGTACGTCCTGGGATCGCTGTCCACCGCGGACCGGCTCGAGTTTGAGAACCACCTCGCGGGGTGCGAGGCGTGCCAGCAGGCGGTCCAGGAGCTCGCCGGACTTCCCGGGCTGCTGTCGAAGGTGCCCGTCGACGTCTGGGACCCGCCCGAGACGGACGAGCCCTTGCCCGAGAGCCTGCGGCCGACCGTCCTGGCGCTCGCCGCACGGCAGCGGCAGCGGCGTCGGTGGGTGAGCGTCGGCATCGCCGCAGCCGCTGCGGTCGCGGTGGTGGCCGGCGGCTTCGCGGCCGGGGCGCAGTGGGGGAGCCGCGACGAGCCCGCTGCGCAGAACCCCCCGACGAGCCAGCCCACCACCGAGCCGACGAGCCAGCCCACCACCGAGCCGACGGGCACGCCGATGGTGCCGGCCGAGGAGGAGACCTCGATGACGGCGCAGCTCGCGCTGAGCACCGTCGCGTGGGGGACGAAGCTGGCGCTCACCTGCAGCTATCCGACGGCAGGACCGTACGAGGGCGAGTACGGCGGTGCGGCGACGTACGCACTGGTCGTCCTCACCCGCGACGGACAGGAAGAGCATGTGGCGACGTGGCGGGGGCTGCCGGGCAAGACGATGCACCTGACGGCAGCCACCGCGACGCCGCGTGCCGACATCGCGTCAGTGGAGGTGCGCGACGCCGACGGATCCGCCGTGCTGCGTACCCCCGCGTGA
- a CDS encoding tyrosinase family protein: MHEDEAPWQTTEADPATREWFDESPFAAEWTETQSAPEAEWGTETEWGTETEWTETPTTEGETWGPHRCAPGEGPPAAPVGPRPLLHRSTSASRARNPAVGYAQHLLNRFLSSWRAGTPACSDTSQATRQYISSLQPQLKAIGQDPLVVDCRFGQGTELATKMFQACRGLVRDGVIGPKTWPELEKLAVTPLPGPTPTPTPTPTPAPTPTPTPTPTPTPTPTPTPAPAVRVREDVWTLSATNVWHPTILWYARAVAALQARDSGSFPDPRCWRHLAETHGTDISRSAWPSGARWNTCEHESWHFLPWHRVYLYHFERIVRDEIVRLGGPNGWALPFWNYSDASRPDVRKLPPAFLAARTPDNVDNPLMVRLRSESIRRGDPMDPRDVAVKGAMDQTSFSDRFLPAFGGRTAPVGTHENGPGAGTLEATPHGDVHVAVGGRVPLGLMSRFETAGQDPVFWLHHANIDRLWEVWLRQPRRRNPRERQWRDARWVFGTGGTTTSMTTEQVIDPRRPPLGYRYSDMPERGAREAFGEPTGEGEEFGEEETRPPELVGASSGPVPIRSGPSSVPIDVSAPRGPLARLVDEAGTVPPGSRVFLRLENITATRLSAGPVLVHVNVPAGTRATEFPDREVGQLPMFGVIEASRRSDTHSGSGKNATFEITKIVKALSAAGQWDPKKLTVAFTPLPDKSGRTEEGDISVGRVSLFYS; the protein is encoded by the coding sequence ATGCACGAGGACGAGGCGCCGTGGCAGACGACCGAGGCCGACCCCGCGACGCGTGAGTGGTTCGACGAGAGCCCGTTCGCGGCGGAGTGGACCGAGACCCAGTCTGCCCCCGAGGCGGAGTGGGGCACCGAGACCGAGTGGGGCACGGAGACCGAGTGGACCGAGACGCCCACCACCGAGGGAGAGACGTGGGGGCCGCACCGGTGCGCACCCGGCGAGGGCCCTCCCGCCGCTCCTGTGGGCCCGCGGCCGCTGCTCCACCGGAGCACCTCGGCGTCTCGGGCACGCAACCCTGCGGTCGGCTACGCCCAGCACCTGCTCAACCGGTTTCTCTCTTCGTGGCGTGCAGGGACCCCGGCGTGCTCGGACACGAGCCAGGCCACGCGCCAGTACATCTCGTCGCTCCAGCCGCAGCTGAAGGCGATCGGGCAGGACCCGCTGGTCGTCGACTGCCGGTTCGGGCAGGGGACCGAGCTCGCGACGAAGATGTTCCAGGCCTGCCGCGGGCTGGTCCGTGACGGAGTGATCGGGCCGAAGACCTGGCCGGAGCTGGAGAAGCTGGCGGTGACGCCGCTGCCCGGGCCGACGCCCACACCCACGCCTACCCCGACACCCGCACCCACACCGACGCCGACCCCGACCCCGACCCCGACCCCGACCCCGACTCCCACGCCCGCCCCTGCCGTGCGGGTCCGCGAGGACGTCTGGACGCTGAGCGCCACGAACGTGTGGCACCCGACGATCCTCTGGTACGCCCGCGCGGTCGCCGCGCTCCAGGCCCGCGATTCGGGGAGCTTCCCCGATCCACGGTGCTGGCGGCACCTGGCCGAGACCCACGGGACCGACATCTCGCGGTCCGCCTGGCCGTCCGGGGCGCGCTGGAACACGTGCGAGCACGAGAGCTGGCACTTCCTGCCGTGGCATCGCGTGTATCTCTACCACTTCGAGCGCATCGTCCGCGACGAGATCGTGCGGCTCGGTGGCCCGAACGGCTGGGCGCTACCGTTCTGGAACTACAGCGACGCCAGCCGTCCCGACGTCCGGAAGCTTCCACCGGCGTTCCTCGCCGCGCGGACGCCCGACAACGTCGACAACCCCCTGATGGTCCGCCTGCGCAGCGAGTCGATCAGACGCGGGGATCCTATGGACCCTCGGGACGTCGCCGTGAAGGGCGCGATGGATCAGACGTCGTTCAGCGACCGGTTCCTCCCGGCGTTCGGGGGGCGGACGGCGCCGGTGGGGACCCATGAGAATGGGCCCGGTGCGGGAACGCTCGAGGCGACGCCGCACGGAGACGTGCACGTCGCGGTCGGCGGCCGGGTCCCGCTGGGTCTGATGTCACGCTTCGAGACGGCAGGGCAGGACCCCGTGTTCTGGCTGCACCACGCGAACATCGACCGGCTGTGGGAGGTGTGGTTGCGACAGCCCCGCCGCCGCAACCCGCGGGAGCGGCAGTGGCGAGACGCTCGATGGGTCTTTGGAACCGGCGGGACGACGACATCGATGACGACCGAGCAGGTGATCGACCCTCGTCGGCCACCGCTGGGCTATCGCTACTCCGACATGCCCGAGAGGGGCGCCCGGGAGGCGTTCGGCGAGCCGACGGGCGAGGGGGAAGAGTTCGGCGAGGAGGAGACGCGTCCTCCTGAGCTGGTCGGAGCATCGAGCGGCCCGGTGCCGATCCGGTCCGGCCCGTCCTCGGTGCCGATCGACGTCAGCGCGCCGCGTGGTCCGCTCGCGCGCCTCGTCGACGAGGCCGGCACGGTGCCGCCCGGCTCCCGGGTCTTCCTCCGGCTCGAGAACATCACCGCGACCCGGCTCAGCGCGGGTCCCGTCCTCGTCCACGTGAACGTGCCGGCCGGTACCCGCGCGACGGAGTTCCCTGATCGTGAGGTCGGTCAGCTGCCGATGTTCGGTGTCATCGAGGCATCGCGGCGAAGCGACACCCACAGCGGCAGCGGCAAGAACGCGACGTTCGAGATCACGAAGATCGTGAAGGCGTTGTCCGCAGCCGGTCAGTGGGACCCCAAGAAGCTGACCGTGGCGTTCACGCCCTTGCCCGACAAGTCGGGCCGCACGGAGGAAGGTGACATCTCGGTCGGCCGCGTGAGCCTCTTCTACTCATGA
- a CDS encoding DUF2182 domain-containing protein, which produces MSTAGLVVRTHWYHPEWCAVALAAAAWASLLAVGLGEPGHFFGSGEVHPPLHALSHAAVMSTAMMVPFVLPQVAHVAHTSLWPRRYRAAVAYLVGYLAVWTVVAAVTITLGGLLATAIGWRPAIVVGFAVAVVAYVAPGRQRLVRQCAMTRPLAPRGWRADRDCARYGMATARRCVATCWVLMTAVMIGHGLVVMALATVLGVVERRRGGNVSRADGALVVVGLGLLSLALSYGVVGGEAPLPGHPAEHQH; this is translated from the coding sequence ATGAGCACGGCCGGCCTCGTTGTACGGACGCACTGGTACCACCCCGAGTGGTGTGCCGTGGCGCTCGCTGCCGCGGCATGGGCATCGCTGCTTGCCGTCGGGCTGGGCGAGCCAGGCCACTTCTTCGGGTCGGGTGAGGTCCACCCTCCGCTGCACGCGCTGTCGCACGCGGCGGTGATGTCGACGGCGATGATGGTGCCGTTCGTCCTGCCGCAGGTCGCCCATGTCGCGCACACCAGCCTCTGGCCGCGGCGCTACCGGGCCGCGGTCGCCTATCTCGTCGGCTACCTCGCGGTGTGGACGGTCGTCGCTGCCGTCACGATCACGCTCGGGGGACTCCTGGCCACCGCGATCGGGTGGCGCCCCGCGATCGTGGTCGGCTTCGCGGTCGCGGTGGTGGCGTACGTCGCTCCTGGCCGCCAACGCCTCGTGCGCCAGTGCGCCATGACGAGGCCGCTCGCGCCGCGTGGGTGGCGCGCTGATCGTGACTGCGCCCGCTATGGCATGGCGACCGCGAGGCGGTGCGTCGCGACGTGCTGGGTGCTCATGACGGCGGTGATGATCGGGCACGGACTCGTCGTGATGGCCCTTGCCACTGTGCTCGGCGTGGTCGAGCGCCGACGCGGCGGCAACGTCTCACGAGCGGACGGCGCGCTCGTCGTGGTCGGTCTGGGGCTGCTCTCGCTCGCGCTCTCGTACGGGGTGGTCGGCGGCGAGGCGCCGTTGCCCGGGCACCCCGCCGAGCACCAGCACTGA
- a CDS encoding CDP-alcohol phosphatidyltransferase family protein has protein sequence MPEVQRWPWVGLTASLLMVVLLDLRVGLSEVGWVGGGVLAVGVAVLLGRALVRTRTRRFGSANAVTLSRSVLTVAVAALAVGTDLRGRALVVLVSLAALALVLDLVDGRVARRTGTVSTLGARFDMEVDALLVLVLSVAVVRSLGWSVAWVLVIGAARYLLLAAAAVLPWLREPTPVRPWAKVVAAVQGVALTVVVAGVLPRTVALGVLVAALALLSESFGWQVRWLWRHRARGRTARPAPAVVAPAATAAAALVVWAALVLPDRATDLSASSLLRVPLEGAVLLGLAVLVPPRAARAAAVGAGLVIAVVVLLKVLEGVFWGVFDRPFDLLNDGYYLGPGFGVLVDSIGRAAAVGAVAALVLAVVALAVTLPWSLLRLARVARGRRALALGVAALMALLWVGATVTGARIPGGAGVATASTTTAAYDQVTRLRADLADRKAFGAAIRHDPYANVPPDRLLTALRGKDVLLVFVESYGRVAVEGSRFSPAVSSALVRGTQRLTAAGYATRSAYLTSPTFGGGSWLAHATMQSGLWVDSQQRYDQLLSTRRLTLSAAFGRAGWRTVLDAPATTRPWPQGARFYGVDRLYGAADVGYRGPAFSYATMPDQYVLAALHRLELAGKDRRPVMAEIDLVSSHHPWTPLPRMVGWDEVGDGSVFDDMPSQGLSPRQAVGDPDRVRELYGRSIVYSWQALVSYLDHYRDPNLVVIALGDHQPHRSVSGRDPGRDVPVSVIAQDPQVLRAITGWDWRPGLLPAPDAPVWPMDRFRNTFLRTFSLEGRNPS, from the coding sequence GTGCCGGAGGTTCAACGTTGGCCGTGGGTCGGCCTGACCGCATCGCTGCTGATGGTCGTGCTGCTCGACCTGCGGGTCGGGCTCAGCGAGGTGGGCTGGGTCGGCGGCGGCGTCCTGGCGGTCGGGGTCGCCGTCCTGCTGGGCCGCGCTCTCGTACGGACGCGGACGCGGCGGTTCGGGTCCGCGAACGCGGTCACGCTCTCCCGCTCGGTCCTCACCGTGGCGGTGGCCGCGCTCGCCGTCGGTACGGATCTGCGGGGTCGCGCCCTCGTCGTTCTCGTCAGCCTCGCGGCACTCGCCCTCGTGCTCGATCTCGTCGACGGCCGCGTCGCGCGCCGTACCGGCACCGTGAGCACCCTCGGCGCCCGGTTCGACATGGAGGTCGATGCGCTGCTCGTCCTCGTGCTGAGCGTGGCCGTCGTCCGGTCCCTCGGCTGGTCCGTTGCCTGGGTCCTGGTGATCGGGGCGGCGCGCTACCTCCTGCTGGCCGCGGCGGCCGTCCTCCCCTGGCTGCGTGAGCCGACCCCCGTACGCCCGTGGGCGAAGGTCGTGGCGGCTGTCCAGGGTGTCGCCCTCACCGTCGTCGTCGCGGGAGTGCTGCCCCGTACGGTCGCGCTCGGCGTGCTGGTCGCGGCGCTCGCTCTTCTCTCCGAGTCGTTCGGGTGGCAGGTGCGCTGGCTGTGGCGGCACCGCGCCCGCGGTCGTACGGCCCGTCCCGCGCCGGCAGTCGTCGCACCGGCAGCGACGGCGGCGGCAGCCCTCGTCGTCTGGGCCGCGCTCGTCCTTCCCGACCGCGCGACCGATCTGTCTGCCTCGAGCCTGCTGCGCGTCCCGCTGGAGGGGGCGGTGCTCCTGGGGTTGGCGGTGCTGGTCCCGCCCCGCGCCGCCCGAGCAGCCGCGGTCGGCGCTGGGCTCGTGATCGCTGTCGTGGTCCTGCTCAAGGTCCTCGAAGGGGTGTTCTGGGGCGTCTTCGACCGCCCGTTCGACCTGCTCAACGACGGCTACTACCTCGGGCCCGGCTTCGGCGTGCTCGTGGACTCGATCGGCAGAGCCGCGGCGGTGGGCGCCGTCGCCGCACTCGTGCTGGCCGTCGTCGCGCTCGCGGTGACGCTGCCGTGGAGCCTGCTGCGCCTGGCCCGCGTGGCCCGCGGACGGCGAGCGCTGGCGCTCGGTGTCGCTGCGCTCATGGCGCTGCTCTGGGTGGGCGCGACCGTGACGGGTGCGCGGATCCCCGGCGGCGCCGGTGTCGCGACCGCCTCGACGACCACGGCCGCATACGACCAGGTCACGCGCCTGCGCGCGGACCTCGCTGACCGCAAGGCGTTCGGTGCGGCGATCCGCCACGATCCGTACGCGAACGTCCCACCCGACCGGCTGCTGACCGCCCTGCGCGGCAAGGATGTGCTCCTCGTCTTCGTCGAGAGCTACGGCCGCGTCGCCGTCGAGGGCTCCCGCTTCTCGCCGGCGGTGTCCTCGGCGCTGGTCCGGGGGACACAGCGCCTCACGGCGGCCGGGTATGCGACGCGCAGCGCGTACCTCACCTCGCCGACCTTCGGCGGAGGGAGCTGGCTGGCCCACGCCACGATGCAGTCCGGGCTCTGGGTCGACAGCCAGCAGCGCTACGACCAGCTGTTGAGCACGCGGCGCCTCACGCTCAGCGCGGCGTTCGGCCGCGCCGGATGGCGCACGGTGCTCGACGCACCTGCCACGACGCGGCCGTGGCCGCAGGGCGCGCGCTTCTACGGCGTCGACCGGCTGTACGGCGCAGCGGACGTGGGCTATCGCGGCCCCGCGTTCAGCTATGCGACGATGCCCGACCAGTACGTGCTCGCCGCGCTGCACCGCCTCGAGCTGGCAGGCAAGGATCGCCGACCGGTGATGGCGGAGATCGATCTCGTCTCCAGCCACCACCCGTGGACCCCGCTCCCCCGCATGGTCGGCTGGGACGAGGTCGGCGACGGCTCGGTCTTCGACGACATGCCGTCCCAGGGCCTGTCACCCCGCCAGGCCGTCGGTGATCCCGACCGGGTCCGAGAGCTCTACGGCCGCTCGATCGTCTACAGCTGGCAGGCGCTCGTCTCCTACCTGGACCACTACCGCGACCCGAATCTGGTGGTCATCGCTCTCGGGGACCACCAGCCGCACCGCTCCGTGAGCGGCCGCGACCCCGGGCGCGACGTCCCGGTCTCCGTGATCGCGCAGGACCCCCAGGTCCTCCGCGCGATCACGGGGTGGGACTGGCGGCCCGGGCTTCTCCCCGCTCCGGACGCGCCCGTCTGGCCGATGGACCGCTTCCGCAACACGTTCCTCAGAACATTCAGCCTCGAGGGAAGGAACCCGTCATGA
- a CDS encoding BTAD domain-containing putative transcriptional regulator encodes MASSYGTRRVGVLGGLGTRPVERLSGAGRRVLAYLAVKGPRTNRLLTGTDLWPEVSEARARANLRRALWQLPRRWVRPDGLELELEASVDLLDARRVADQALADTPVGADGVEMLKHDLLPGWYEPWVLDEQDQFHLRRIQALEAVCRTASEAGAYPLATGAGLAAVCAEPLRESAVTALVEALVREGNRVEAARRFRAYALRLRQEIGAAPGDDLVGLVRPFLRRRP; translated from the coding sequence GTGGCCAGCTCGTACGGAACGCGTCGCGTCGGCGTCCTCGGCGGGCTCGGGACGCGGCCCGTCGAGCGGCTGTCAGGCGCAGGCCGCCGTGTGCTCGCCTACCTGGCGGTGAAGGGTCCCCGGACGAACCGGCTCCTCACGGGCACGGACCTGTGGCCTGAGGTCTCCGAGGCCCGCGCCCGGGCGAACCTGCGCCGCGCGCTGTGGCAGCTCCCGCGCCGCTGGGTACGTCCCGACGGTCTCGAGCTGGAGCTCGAGGCCTCGGTCGACCTCCTCGACGCGCGCCGGGTGGCCGATCAGGCGCTTGCCGACACGCCTGTCGGCGCCGACGGGGTGGAGATGCTGAAGCACGACCTCCTGCCCGGCTGGTACGAGCCCTGGGTCCTCGACGAGCAGGACCAGTTCCACCTGCGACGGATCCAGGCGCTCGAGGCCGTGTGCCGGACGGCGTCCGAGGCCGGGGCGTACCCGCTCGCGACCGGTGCCGGCCTCGCCGCCGTGTGCGCCGAGCCGCTCCGCGAGTCGGCCGTGACGGCGCTCGTCGAGGCGCTCGTACGGGAGGGGAACCGGGTCGAGGCCGCACGACGGTTCCGCGCGTACGCGCTACGGCTCCGCCAGGAGATCGGCGCCGCCCCCGGTGACGACTTGGTCGGCCTCGTCCGGCCGTTCCTGCGCCGCCGTCCGTGA
- a CDS encoding sorbosone dehydrogenase family protein: MDRRRTAIAVAVLASTALLLPEGAAAEPRAASPTSSAARAAPMRVSTVLTGLDHPWDLAFVSSSQFLFTQRDRKTISLGTTSGAKRVVGRAAGIWASGETGLMALELAPDFARTGTFYTCHGYRSGATKDVRVARWRLNAARTSARLTKTIVRGLPATSGRHGGCALAFGPGGALFIGTGDAAVGRNAQRLRSGGGKVLRVNPRTGRGLRSNPYAKSRYAMKRRVFTYGHRNVQGLARRGNRMWAVEQGSYRDDEVNALFRKGNYGWNPVPGYNESVPMTDHGLPGKQRSARWRSGGSTLATTGAAWLRGSVWGNRSGRVLAVTALKAEQIRLLRFDRRGRLRGQSIALRGQYGRLRAVTVGPGGALYVSTSNGGGNDRILRVLPR; encoded by the coding sequence ATGGACAGACGTCGTACCGCCATTGCCGTGGCCGTCCTCGCCTCGACCGCGTTGCTGCTGCCCGAGGGGGCGGCCGCCGAGCCGCGAGCAGCCTCGCCGACATCGTCCGCCGCCCGGGCCGCGCCGATGCGTGTCTCGACCGTCCTGACGGGCCTGGACCACCCGTGGGACCTCGCGTTCGTCTCCTCGTCTCAGTTCTTGTTCACCCAGCGGGACCGCAAGACGATCTCGCTGGGGACGACCAGCGGCGCCAAGCGGGTCGTCGGGCGGGCGGCCGGCATCTGGGCCAGCGGCGAGACGGGGCTGATGGCGCTCGAGCTCGCGCCCGACTTCGCCCGTACGGGCACCTTCTACACCTGCCACGGCTACCGCTCGGGAGCGACGAAGGACGTCCGGGTCGCCCGCTGGCGCCTGAACGCCGCCCGGACGAGCGCGCGGCTCACCAAGACGATCGTGCGCGGCCTGCCCGCGACCAGCGGCCGTCACGGAGGATGCGCGCTCGCCTTCGGCCCCGGCGGCGCGCTGTTCATCGGCACCGGCGATGCGGCCGTCGGGCGCAACGCACAGCGCCTGCGGTCCGGCGGCGGCAAGGTCCTGCGGGTCAACCCTCGTACGGGCCGCGGGCTGCGGAGCAACCCGTACGCGAAGTCCCGCTACGCGATGAAACGGCGCGTCTTCACGTACGGTCACCGCAACGTGCAGGGCCTCGCGCGGCGCGGCAACCGCATGTGGGCGGTCGAGCAGGGGTCGTACCGCGACGACGAGGTCAACGCGCTCTTCCGCAAGGGCAACTACGGCTGGAACCCGGTCCCGGGCTACAACGAGTCCGTCCCGATGACCGACCACGGCCTGCCGGGCAAGCAGCGCAGTGCCCGGTGGCGCTCGGGCGGCTCCACGCTGGCGACCACGGGTGCCGCCTGGCTGCGGGGATCGGTCTGGGGCAACCGGTCCGGCCGCGTGCTCGCCGTGACGGCGCTGAAGGCCGAGCAGATCCGGCTGCTGCGCTTCGACAGGCGTGGACGGCTGCGGGGGCAGTCCATCGCG
- a CDS encoding aminoglycoside phosphotransferase family protein: protein MPAAEIDVTVPLVRGLLEAQHPDLAALPLRVVANGWDNVVLRLGDTLALRMPRRALAAALVRHEQEWLPVLAPHLPARVPAPVRTGKPSDGTRGPAYPWAWSIVPWFPGQAVGDLTLGERGGLMEPLAAFVVALHRPAPAEAPASAYRGVPLSARDDGMRERLATGHVPYADVLLALWDRLLPTPPWDGPALWVHGDLHPANLLAAPSADGSPTLSAVIDFGDVTSGDPASDLATAWLTFGPRDRAVFRRRVSEAGYADDATWDRALAWAALFGTLLVTSSDDAPMLRAIGEHTLAQVLADA, encoded by the coding sequence ATGCCTGCCGCCGAGATCGACGTCACCGTGCCGCTCGTGCGAGGCCTCCTTGAGGCCCAGCATCCCGACCTCGCGGCCCTCCCGCTGAGGGTCGTCGCGAACGGCTGGGACAACGTGGTGCTGCGGCTCGGTGACACGCTGGCGCTCCGGATGCCGCGCCGTGCGCTCGCAGCCGCCCTCGTCCGCCACGAGCAGGAGTGGTTGCCGGTCCTCGCGCCGCACCTCCCGGCCCGCGTCCCCGCGCCCGTACGCACCGGGAAGCCGAGTGACGGCACCCGCGGGCCGGCGTACCCGTGGGCGTGGAGCATCGTGCCGTGGTTCCCCGGGCAGGCGGTGGGAGACCTGACCCTCGGCGAGCGCGGAGGACTGATGGAGCCGCTCGCCGCGTTCGTGGTCGCGCTGCACCGTCCGGCTCCTGCCGAGGCGCCCGCGAGCGCGTACCGGGGAGTGCCGCTCTCTGCGCGCGACGACGGCATGCGCGAACGGCTCGCGACCGGCCACGTGCCGTACGCCGACGTGCTCCTCGCCCTCTGGGACCGGCTCCTGCCGACGCCGCCCTGGGACGGGCCCGCGCTGTGGGTCCACGGCGACCTGCACCCGGCGAACCTGCTGGCCGCGCCGTCCGCGGACGGGTCGCCCACGCTCTCCGCGGTGATCGACTTCGGCGACGTCACGTCCGGCGACCCCGCCAGTGACCTCGCGACGGCGTGGCTGACGTTCGGGCCGCGGGACCGGGCGGTGTTCCGCCGGCGCGTGTCGGAGGCAGGCTACGCCGACGACGCGACCTGGGACCGTGCTCTCGCATGGGCAGCGTTGTTCGGGACCCTGCTTGTCACCTCGTCCGACGATGCCCCGATGCTGCGCGCGATCGGCGAGCACACGCTCGCGCAGGTGCTCGCCGACGCCTGA